In Pseudofrankia saprophytica, one genomic interval encodes:
- a CDS encoding FAD-dependent oxidoreductase: MRFAEERFDVVVVGAGIIGLAHAAEGVRRGLRVAVVERDEFARGASVRNFGHGCVSGQAGAALGYAKVARERWLELGRLAGFFAEPTGSVVVARREEELAVLAEFAAAGPAPVELLDADGVRARVRVPLRAKTLLGGAWLPWDVRVNPREAVGALADWLAGQGVTFFWRTAATDVEEGLVHTSRGDLAASAIVLATGHDLDWLFPDLAEEAGVRRCALRAADAPRHRSRWGRRGRASPGRRDGRRGWRGGQRRGRRALRPWRADRVVAAAVRRLRGLSVVAGAAGPFRRRAARPACRRHEPDVHPAPGRRPDHRRHPRARRHPSPVPGRMDRRPGAGRDRRPARRAGGRAHGSRALARLLRDRSRPRVPGRDPVSRRARRRRHDRHRNDDVPRSRRRGPRRPRSVNRY; encoded by the coding sequence ATGCGGTTTGCCGAGGAGCGGTTCGACGTGGTGGTGGTGGGCGCGGGGATCATCGGGCTGGCCCACGCCGCCGAGGGGGTGCGCCGGGGGCTGCGGGTCGCGGTCGTCGAGCGGGACGAGTTCGCGCGCGGCGCGTCCGTGCGCAACTTCGGCCACGGCTGTGTGAGTGGCCAGGCGGGCGCCGCGCTGGGCTACGCGAAGGTGGCGCGTGAGCGCTGGCTCGAGCTCGGCCGACTAGCCGGCTTCTTCGCCGAGCCCACCGGCTCGGTGGTCGTCGCCCGCCGCGAGGAGGAGCTCGCCGTGCTGGCCGAGTTCGCCGCGGCCGGGCCAGCCCCGGTCGAGCTTCTCGACGCGGACGGGGTGCGGGCGCGGGTGCGGGTGCCGTTGCGCGCGAAGACGCTGCTCGGCGGTGCCTGGCTGCCCTGGGACGTCCGGGTGAACCCGCGCGAGGCGGTCGGGGCCCTGGCCGACTGGCTCGCCGGCCAGGGCGTGACGTTCTTCTGGCGGACCGCCGCGACCGATGTCGAGGAGGGCCTGGTGCACACCAGCCGCGGTGATCTCGCCGCGTCCGCGATCGTGCTGGCCACCGGCCACGACCTCGACTGGCTGTTCCCGGACCTCGCCGAGGAGGCCGGCGTGCGCCGCTGCGCGCTGCGCGCTGCGGATGCTCCGCGTCACCGTTCCCGGTGGGGCCGGCGAGGCCGGGCATCCCCTGGGCGGCGAGACGGGCGGCGCGGGTGGCGAGGTGGGCAGCGGCGCGGGCGGCGGGCGCTTCGGCCCTGGCGTGCTGACCGGGTTGTCGCTGCTGCGGTACGCCGCCTTCGAGGGCTGTCCGTCGTTGCCGGCGCTGCGGGCCCGTTTCGACGCCGAGCGGCCCGACCTGCTTGCCGTCGACATGAACCTGATGTTCACCCAGCTCCCGGGCGGCGACCTGATCATCGGCGACACCCACGAGCGCGCCGTCACCCGTCACCCGTTCCAGGCCGAATGGATCGACGACCTGGTGCTGGCCGAGACCGCCGACCTGCTCGGCGTGCCGGTGGGCGAGCTCACGGTTCGCGAGCGCTGGCGCGGCTACTACGCGACCGCTCCCGACCGCGAGTTCCTGGTCGCGACCCCGTATCCCGGCGTGCGCGTCGTCGTCGTCACGACCGGCATCGGAATGACGACGTCCCACGGTCTCGCCGCCGAGGTCCTCGCCGACCTCGTTCCGTGAACCGTTACTGA
- a CDS encoding phosphonatase-like hydrolase has translation MAADSTASTDAAVSDSTASTVSVLVPPAPGLGAATGVAPGVVAGGAPDRARIDLAVFDIAGTTVEEHGAVYQALRHAVEAAGATPGDDDIERWMGADKRAAIRALLAAAPGRAGAAPVAVDAAEIDTAEVERVFLDFRDRLETAYRTRPPAPIPGVVEAFGTLRARGIRIALTTGFDRSVVGPLLASLGWGGGLLDAVVCADDVPTGRPAPYMIFRAMELTGVTAVARVLVAGDTVRDLLAGTNAGAGVVVGVLTGQVGVAALGAVRHTHLLGSVAEIPPLVTGPTG, from the coding sequence GTGGCCGCCGACTCAACCGCCTCCACTGACGCCGCCGTGTCCGACTCCACCGCCTCCACCGTGTCCGTCCTCGTGCCGCCCGCACCGGGCCTCGGCGCCGCCACGGGCGTCGCCCCAGGCGTCGTCGCGGGCGGCGCCCCGGACCGCGCGCGCATCGACCTGGCGGTGTTCGACATCGCCGGCACCACCGTCGAGGAGCACGGCGCCGTCTACCAGGCGCTGCGCCACGCCGTCGAGGCCGCCGGCGCCACCCCGGGGGACGACGACATCGAGCGCTGGATGGGCGCCGACAAGCGGGCCGCGATCCGCGCGCTGCTCGCCGCCGCTCCGGGCCGCGCCGGCGCGGCCCCCGTGGCGGTCGACGCGGCGGAGATCGACACGGCGGAGGTCGAGCGGGTCTTCCTCGACTTCCGCGACCGGCTCGAGACCGCGTACCGGACCCGGCCGCCCGCGCCGATACCGGGCGTGGTGGAGGCGTTCGGCACGCTGCGGGCCCGTGGCATCCGGATCGCGCTGACCACCGGCTTCGACCGGTCGGTCGTCGGCCCGCTGCTCGCCTCGCTCGGCTGGGGCGGCGGCCTGCTCGACGCGGTGGTGTGCGCGGACGACGTCCCGACCGGGCGGCCCGCCCCCTACATGATCTTTCGCGCGATGGAGCTGACGGGTGTCACCGCCGTGGCCCGGGTGCTGGTCGCCGGCGACACCGTCCGCGATCTGCTGGCCGGGACGAACGCGGGCGCCGGGGTCGTCGTCGGCGTGCTGACCGGCCAGGTCGGAGTGGCAGCACTCGGCGCGGTCCGGCACACCCATCTGCTCGGCAGCGTCGCGGAGATCCCCCCGCTCGTCACCGGACCCACCGGCTGA
- a CDS encoding VOC family protein, giving the protein MPKTTPCLWFDGQAEQAAEFYLSLFPNSKILDVSRYGPDTPGTEGAVMTVTFSLDGQEYFGLNGGPQFPFTEAISFMISCGSQEEVDHYWYGLTAGGGEESQCGWLKDRFGVSWQVVPTALYELLGDPDPERAYRATQAMLKMSRLDIAELRRAADGTPDAG; this is encoded by the coding sequence ATGCCGAAGACGACGCCGTGCCTGTGGTTCGACGGCCAGGCCGAGCAGGCCGCCGAGTTCTACCTCTCCCTCTTCCCCAACTCGAAGATCCTCGACGTGTCGCGCTACGGGCCGGACACCCCCGGCACCGAGGGCGCGGTGATGACGGTGACCTTCTCGCTGGACGGGCAGGAGTACTTCGGCCTCAACGGCGGGCCGCAGTTCCCGTTCACCGAGGCGATCTCGTTCATGATCTCCTGCGGGTCGCAGGAGGAGGTCGACCACTACTGGTACGGGCTGACCGCGGGGGGCGGCGAGGAAAGCCAGTGCGGCTGGCTGAAGGACCGCTTCGGCGTGTCCTGGCAGGTCGTTCCCACCGCGCTGTACGAGCTGCTGGGCGACCCGGACCCGGAGCGCGCGTACCGGGCCACCCAGGCGATGCTGAAGATGAGCCGTCTCGACATCGCCGAGCTGCGCCGGGCGGCGGACGGGACGCCAGACGCCGGCTGA
- a CDS encoding SDR family NAD(P)-dependent oxidoreductase: MTVTGGFELGLAGKAAVVTGAGAGLGQAIALGLARAGVRIGLIEIDPTRATATAELIEKAGGTALPLPANVMDTDALTEAITAAHAEFGRLDILVNNAGGVKGARFLDQSERSWRRHIDINLVSMLAATSTAAPLIARTVAASGGPAGAGGNGRGGGSIVNVTSIEGMRAAPMYAVYAACKAGMINFTRTMAVELADQGVRINAIAPDMTGTAGLRGIMRGPVDPDELPPVPPERLPGIERYVPLGREGVASEVADAAVFLCSDRASYITGTTLSVDGGTAASAGWIRSGNGWTLQGNPSPSGFALGGHAAGGQAASERSAGNPDGA; the protein is encoded by the coding sequence GTGACGGTGACGGGCGGGTTCGAGCTGGGGCTGGCCGGCAAGGCGGCGGTGGTCACGGGCGCCGGGGCGGGCCTCGGGCAGGCGATCGCCCTCGGGCTCGCCAGGGCCGGGGTGCGGATCGGGCTGATCGAGATCGACCCGACCCGGGCGACCGCCACCGCCGAGCTGATCGAGAAGGCCGGCGGGACCGCGCTGCCCCTGCCGGCGAACGTGATGGACACCGACGCGCTCACCGAGGCGATCACCGCCGCGCATGCCGAGTTCGGCCGGCTCGACATCCTCGTGAACAACGCCGGCGGGGTGAAGGGCGCTCGCTTCCTCGACCAGAGCGAGCGCAGCTGGCGACGCCACATCGACATCAACCTCGTCAGCATGCTGGCGGCGACGTCGACCGCCGCCCCGCTGATCGCCCGGACCGTCGCCGCCTCGGGCGGCCCGGCCGGCGCCGGTGGCAACGGCCGCGGCGGCGGCTCGATCGTCAACGTCACCAGCATCGAGGGCATGCGCGCCGCGCCCATGTACGCCGTCTACGCCGCCTGCAAGGCCGGAATGATCAATTTCACCCGGACGATGGCCGTCGAGCTCGCCGACCAGGGCGTCCGGATCAACGCGATCGCCCCGGACATGACCGGGACCGCCGGGCTGCGCGGCATCATGCGCGGCCCGGTCGACCCGGACGAGCTGCCGCCCGTCCCACCCGAGCGCCTGCCCGGGATCGAGCGCTACGTCCCGCTCGGCCGGGAGGGCGTCGCCAGCGAGGTCGCCGACGCCGCCGTCTTCCTCTGCTCCGACCGGGCCAGCTACATCACCGGCACCACCCTCAGCGTCGACGGCGGCACCGCCGCCTCGGCCGGCTGGATCCGCAGCGGCAACGGCTGGACGCTCCAGGGCAACCCGAGTCCCTCCGGCTTCGCCCTGGGCGGGCACGCCGCAGGCGGACAGGCTGCCAGCGAGCGGAGCGCCGGCAACCCGGATGGGGCGTGA
- a CDS encoding 2'-5' RNA ligase family protein has protein sequence MGREISQRARFGALRATESWRLRRGQAVSWHGQEGPRAFLTTVVRVPETVGARVREAARPAAAAGGHHLYPAADLHVTLINLDRYADVPIARVEQVLADCVAAAPPVILDLRGLSVARGTVYVQAYARPARAFPRLRASILRRLDPAGRIQPPRRTVLALSNVVRFRSTDVAAARKVARAHRADHFGSFLLEAVELVRTDKVMSAAGTEILAVFPARKPPR, from the coding sequence ATGGGGCGTGAGATATCGCAGCGGGCCCGGTTCGGCGCGCTGCGCGCCACCGAGTCGTGGCGGCTGCGCCGCGGGCAGGCCGTCTCCTGGCACGGCCAGGAGGGACCAAGGGCGTTCCTGACCACCGTCGTCCGCGTGCCCGAGACCGTGGGCGCCCGGGTACGCGAGGCGGCGCGACCGGCCGCCGCGGCCGGCGGCCACCACCTCTACCCGGCGGCCGACCTGCACGTGACGCTCATCAACCTCGACCGTTACGCGGACGTCCCGATCGCGCGGGTCGAACAGGTGCTGGCGGACTGCGTCGCGGCCGCCCCGCCGGTCATCCTCGACCTGCGGGGGCTGTCCGTGGCCCGCGGCACCGTCTACGTCCAGGCGTACGCGCGCCCGGCACGGGCGTTTCCGCGGCTGCGCGCGTCGATTCTGCGGCGGCTGGATCCAGCCGGCCGGATCCAGCCGCCGAGAAGGACCGTCCTGGCGCTCAGCAATGTCGTCCGGTTTCGGTCGACCGACGTCGCCGCCGCCCGGAAGGTCGCTCGCGCGCACCGGGCGGACCATTTTGGCTCGTTCCTCCTGGAAGCGGTCGAGCTGGTCAGGACCGACAAGGTGATGTCGGCGGCGGGCACCGAGATCCTCGCGGTGTTCCCCGCGCGAAAGCCGCCGCGCTGA
- a CDS encoding TetR/AcrR family transcriptional regulator, with protein MAQVGTSTVAAPTALSAKGTRLNRRGLATRGRILDVAVDLLSGGGPDAVSANLIAREAGVTWGTIQHQFGEADGVWAAVIEHVSTSPDFHPNPEQLSSLLPLARRLEAVVDLVWTSLDSPNVRAVHNLRLYLPRDLAVLEEDFPRTAAALAAWDTRWAQAWDRIFDGLSVSRERLAKARSLVPAAIRGLHDLNDLGTYTDISLARAGLIEAMALYLS; from the coding sequence ATGGCTCAGGTGGGCACGTCCACCGTCGCCGCGCCGACGGCGCTCTCCGCCAAGGGAACCCGCCTCAACCGGCGCGGGCTGGCCACCCGGGGGCGCATCCTGGATGTCGCGGTCGACCTGCTCAGCGGCGGCGGGCCGGACGCGGTCAGCGCGAACCTGATCGCCCGGGAGGCCGGCGTCACCTGGGGGACGATCCAGCACCAGTTCGGTGAGGCGGACGGCGTCTGGGCGGCGGTCATCGAGCACGTCTCGACCAGCCCGGACTTCCACCCCAACCCGGAGCAGCTCTCGTCGCTGCTGCCGTTGGCGAGACGGCTGGAGGCCGTGGTCGACCTGGTCTGGACTTCGCTGGACTCGCCGAACGTGCGAGCCGTGCACAACCTGCGCCTGTACCTGCCGCGGGACCTCGCCGTGCTGGAGGAGGACTTCCCCCGCACCGCGGCCGCGCTCGCCGCCTGGGACACCCGCTGGGCGCAGGCCTGGGATCGCATCTTCGACGGCCTGAGCGTCTCCCGGGAACGCCTGGCCAAGGCACGCTCGCTCGTGCCCGCCGCGATCCGCGGGCTGCACGACCTCAACGACCTGGGCACCTACACGGACATCAGCCTCGCCCGGGCGGGCCTCATCGAGGCGATGGCGCTGTACCTCTCGTAG
- a CDS encoding SDR family NAD(P)-dependent oxidoreductase, producing MGGDSDAGRPAGLGGDFADLPGVAVVVGGSGGIGAAVCRLLSERGSDVVLTYHRNADAAAASLAAVEAAGRHGEARQLRLEEEAETAAFIADVTARFGAVHTLVVASGPHVPQQHLSTVSPAVFRRQVEGEVVAFFNLVQPALSTLRAARGSVVAVTTAATRRYPVRDGLSAGPKGAVESVVRALAAEEGRFGVRLNCVGPGMLTDGMAERLISAGAYPDGALDVARRNIPMRRFGAAADVAEAVCFLASPRAAYITGVMLDVDGGYHL from the coding sequence ATGGGCGGCGACAGCGACGCGGGCCGGCCCGCGGGCCTCGGCGGAGACTTCGCCGACCTGCCGGGAGTGGCGGTGGTCGTCGGCGGCAGCGGCGGGATCGGCGCGGCGGTCTGCCGGCTGCTCTCCGAGCGCGGCAGCGACGTCGTCCTCACCTACCACCGCAACGCCGACGCGGCGGCGGCGAGCCTGGCTGCGGTCGAGGCCGCCGGGCGCCACGGCGAGGCCCGCCAGCTCCGGCTCGAGGAAGAGGCGGAGACGGCCGCGTTCATCGCCGACGTCACCGCCCGGTTCGGCGCGGTGCACACCCTGGTGGTCGCGTCCGGCCCGCACGTCCCGCAGCAACACCTGTCGACGGTGAGCCCGGCCGTCTTCCGCCGCCAGGTGGAGGGCGAGGTCGTGGCGTTCTTCAACCTCGTCCAGCCGGCCCTGTCGACGCTGCGGGCCGCCCGCGGCAGCGTCGTCGCGGTCACCACGGCGGCGACCCGCCGCTACCCGGTCCGCGACGGTCTGTCCGCCGGCCCGAAGGGGGCGGTCGAGTCGGTGGTGCGTGCCCTCGCGGCCGAGGAGGGCCGCTTCGGGGTGCGGCTGAACTGCGTCGGCCCCGGCATGCTGACCGACGGGATGGCCGAGCGGCTGATCAGCGCCGGCGCCTACCCGGACGGCGCGCTCGACGTCGCCCGCCGCAACATCCCGATGCGCCGCTTCGGCGCGGCGGCCGACGTCGCCGAGGCCGTCTGCTTCCTCGCGTCCCCGCGGGCCGCCTACATCACCGGCGTCATGCTCGACGTCGACGGCGGCTACCACCTCTGA
- a CDS encoding ABC transporter ATP-binding protein produces the protein MEQLERTARRNTVDHPVETPGGKASTAPNVTENSSVAASSTVAASSAVALRDVRKVYGRRAAAVTALDGVTLDIHRGTFVAVMGPSGSGKSTLLQCAAGLDRPSAGEVFLDGVDLRGLSENELTMLRRQRVGFVFQSFNLVPALSAELNVALPLRLAGRRPRRREVRDVLAAVGLAGRGRHRPAELSGGQQQRVAIARALVTRPAVLFADEPTGALDTRTGREVLTLLRSLVDVDGQTIVMVTHDPVAASYADRVVFLVDGRAAGELADPDPATVAARLAGLEPDGRDHYGRKHGDRDRDRDHGREES, from the coding sequence ATGGAACAGCTCGAGCGGACGGCGCGCCGGAACACCGTTGACCATCCGGTAGAAACCCCAGGTGGCAAGGCCTCGACGGCCCCGAACGTCACCGAGAACTCGAGCGTCGCAGCGAGCTCCACCGTCGCAGCGAGCAGCGCGGTGGCGCTGCGCGACGTCCGGAAGGTCTATGGGCGACGCGCGGCGGCCGTGACCGCCCTGGATGGGGTGACCCTGGACATCCACCGGGGCACGTTCGTCGCGGTGATGGGGCCGTCCGGCTCGGGCAAGTCGACGCTGCTGCAGTGCGCGGCGGGGCTGGACCGGCCGAGTGCCGGCGAGGTGTTCCTCGACGGGGTGGACCTGCGCGGGCTGAGCGAGAACGAGCTGACGATGCTGCGCCGGCAGCGGGTTGGCTTCGTCTTCCAGTCGTTCAACCTCGTTCCGGCGCTGTCCGCCGAACTGAACGTGGCGCTGCCGCTGCGGCTGGCCGGCCGCCGGCCGCGGCGGCGCGAGGTGCGCGACGTGCTCGCCGCCGTCGGGCTCGCCGGGCGAGGCCGGCACCGGCCGGCCGAGCTCTCCGGCGGTCAGCAGCAGCGCGTCGCCATCGCGCGGGCGTTGGTCACCCGCCCGGCGGTGCTGTTCGCCGACGAGCCGACCGGCGCGCTGGACACCCGGACCGGCCGCGAGGTGCTGACCCTGCTGCGCTCGCTGGTCGACGTCGACGGGCAGACGATCGTGATGGTCACCCACGACCCGGTCGCCGCCTCCTACGCCGACCGGGTCGTGTTCCTCGTCGACGGCCGAGCCGCCGGGGAGCTGGCCGACCCCGACCCGGCCACCGTCGCCGCCCGGCTCGCGGGCCTGGAGCCCGACGGCCGCGACCACTACGGCCGTAAGCACGGCGACCGCGACCGCGACCGCGACCACGGCCGCGAGGAGAGCTGA